A single genomic interval of Malania oleifera isolate guangnan ecotype guangnan chromosome 13, ASM2987363v1, whole genome shotgun sequence harbors:
- the LOC131145705 gene encoding PTI1-like tyrosine-protein kinase At3g15890 — translation MIQRYFRCLSGDQSDQISGSRSNRQKKGGWEIYSWKELMKATNNFNEDNKIGEGAFGDVYWGHTSKGVEIAVKRVKHAMSKRAEMGFAAEVEVLGRVRHKNLLGLRGFYAGGDEKLIVYDYMPNHTLTAHLHGQLSNHFILDWPRRMTIAVGSAEALAYLHREANPHIIHRDIKASNVLLDSEFEAKIADFGFAKLIPDGATQLTTRVKGTLGYLAPEYAMWGKVSESCDVYSFGILLLEIISAKRPIGKLPSGAKIHILKWAAPFVRKGAFDRIVDPRLQGRFDRAQMKSAVLTAMRCTDDDPQKRPSMAEVVEWLKGGLQR, via the exons ATGATCCAGAGATACTTCCGTTGCTTGTCTGGGGACCAATCTGATCAGATCAG TGGGAGCAGGAGTAATAGGCAGAAGAAGGGAGGGTGGGAAATATACAGTTGGAAGGAGCTGATGAAAGCCACAAACAACTTCAATGAGGACAACAAGATCGGGGAGGGCGCTTTTGGTGATGTTTATTGGGGTCATACTTCTAAAGGCGTCGAG ATAGCGGTGAAGAGGGTGAAGCATGCGATGAGCAAAAGAGCAGAGATGGGGTTTGCAGCGGAAGTGGAGGTACTGGGGAGGGTGAGGCACAAGAACCTGCTGGGGCTGAGGGGATTCTACGCCGGTGGGGATGAGAAGCTGATCGTATATGATTACATGCCTAATCACACCTTAACCGCTCACCTCCATGGCCAACTCTCCAACCATTTCATCTTAGATTGGCCCCGTCGAATGACCATTGCCGTCGGATCTGCGGAGGCACTCGC GTATCTGCACCGCGAGGCAAACCCTCACATAATACACCGAGACATAAAGGCGAGCAATGTCCTTTTGGATTCGGAGTTCGAAGCAAAAATTGCTGATTTCGGTTTCGCCAAGCTCATCCCGGACGGTGCGACCCAATTGACCACCCGGGTCAAGGGAACTCTCGGGTACTTGGCTCCGGAATACGCCATGTGGGGCAAGGTTTCCGAGAGCTGCGACGTTTACAGCTTCGGCATTTTACTTCTAGAAATCATTAGCGCAAAACGACCCATAGGCAAGCTCCCGAGCGGCGCAAAGATCCATATTTTGAAATGGGCTGCCCCGTTTGTTCGAAAGGGTGCCTTTGACCGAATAGTTGACCCGAGGTTGCAGGGTCGGTTCGATCGCGCGCAGATGAAATCGGCGGTGCTGACGGCGATGAGATGCACCGATGACGATCCGCAGAAACGGCCGAGCATGGCGGAGGTGGTGGAGTGGCTCAAGGGCGGCTTGCAGAGATGA